The Aedes aegypti strain LVP_AGWG chromosome 1, AaegL5.0 Primary Assembly, whole genome shotgun sequence sequence TGAACGATTGCTTTATCTCGCTTCGCTTCGTACGCCGAAGAAGCGAACTCAAAAACTCGATTACACACTACTGCTACCTCCACACAAACCGCGGTTCGTCGCTCTCCTGGTGTTTGTGTGTTTTATGCCTCATTCCTCTTTGCTATCAATTCGCTTCTCGTTTACACCGTCGACTTGTATTCTGTGGGTTTGCTCCTATGTTTGTTTTGTAGTTTGTTAAATATAAAAGTCTTCGATTATTATTCTTACTGCTTTGTTTTGTGTTTATTTTAGTACTATTATTACTTTTATATCCTTGCCATTGTAgtgttgttcttcttcttgaGTTTATTAATGAAATACTTAACTCTTAATTCAAATATCTATGTATTTGTTGCAATTAATTACCTTCCTTTTTTACTGTGTAGTAGTTTGTATTTGTTTTTGCTTCTTTTTTCTGCTACTTGTGTTTTAATTTAGTTAATTCGTTTAACTAAACCTCTACGCCCCGGGTCGCACTCCATTCCTCTCCGTCACACACCCTTACAGACAGTCTCACGCACACACATCCGCTCCTCATTCTCCTCAGTGTGTTCCTTTCAGAAAGGCATACTGAACAGCTGACGTTTGTCGGGAAATACTTGCAGCCGTCTCTATAATCGGGGGCCGGTGTGATATGAGCTATGCGGCAGGCCCGGACTCGCTCGGTGTAAGGTGTACGGTGAGTTGGACCGCTGCGAGTATGACGACGAAGACCCGGCTGCTGCCGCCGAAGCAGCTGATACTCCCGGCTGACCCGACTGGGAGGATCCACCGAGGGAACTGGGTAGCCTTCCACCACCCATCATGCCACGTTCCGCTGCGCCTTCCCCGTGGCCGCCACCGACACCACTACTACTCAGTGAACCGGACGGAGGATGGCTCCGGGTCATGTAGTGATGGAAATTGCTCGGCGAAGGTGTCGCTATTCGATGATGCTGAaaccaaaaaatcaaaatacatTAAACATTTGAGCCTGCTTTGCACTGCAGTGCCACCTACCGGAAGATTATGTAATCCTAGAGATCCTGCTGCTCCGATCATGTGACTTGGTCCATCGCCCAGATCTAGATGAAGACTCTCGGGCATGTCTCCAAGTTGCAACTGTCCCATAGATGCCGTCGCCATGGCCACGTCCGGCATTATATCCGAAAGATGTCCCTCCGAACAGGCTCCGGCCTCCCCGGAATGATCTCCGGCCGGTGCTGACAGCCTATAAGCAACTACATCCCCTCCGGGGATCAACGATGGCAGTTCTTGGCGTCGATGGGTACCTATAATACTTGAACTCGGTCCTAACATACCACCCGAGGGATGATGTAGTCGTCCTCCAACTCCACCTCCCATatctcctcctcctcctccagCCCCATGCGCGATCACTTGTGGTGGTGGTTGAGGTTGTTGCCGGGGGAATGTCATGTTGCGCCCAAAGCAGGCAACGTTTTGTGGAATAATATCACTTGGCAGTGCCGGCGAAGGGGGCGGAGTTGTGTCATCGTCCAATGAATGATTGCTCGCATGGATATCGTCGCCCTGAGCTTTCGGTGTGGAGCCATCTGCGTCCAGGCAGTAGCAATTGGAGTTCTCCAACAACTCTGCCACCTCATCCGGAAAATTGAATTCCCGAACAACCCGCAACCTGATCTGACGATTGATTTCGTTCCGGCTTGACAGCGGAAGCGTCAACGCTCGTTGACAGCTAGGTGCTTGCCTAAGCTTTTGTTCCCTCTTTTGCATAGCTTCCATGGCGCTTGGATCTGGTGCTGGAATCGAAGCGGCCGCTGCCGCAACAACATCCACACCTGACGTGCCTCCGCCACCCATGTTCCCACTAGTGTTACTATTAAGTCGAGACACCATGTACAACGTGTCCGGAATGTCCGGCATGTGGCGCGATCGTCGCATGCGCAACATTTCGATCTGTTGCGACGCAATGTGATCCTCAAGCAGCACCTTAACCTCCTCATAGTACGGCATGAACAGCCGAGGTCGTACAAACAAACCATGGTTCTTTCCACCGCGAATCCACGCATTGATCCTCAGACTCTCACGATCGTCTCCGATCATGTGCGATGGTGGAGTGCTAACCAAACCCCGTCGGATTGCTTGGTTCAATATCTCGTTGCTCGGTGGCAGTACGTGGTCCATTCGAACATGCGGCAGTAACTCCGATAGAATTTCCCTCAACTCTACGTCGCTCAAATCACGCTTTTTGATTCCCTTCCGGGTAACCGAGTGTGCAGTGTGACTAAGCAAATTTGGCTCCCGATCTTCCATCCGTCGGATCAGCTCCTGCTCGCCCCACTTCAAAACAGCCTGCAGCACCTCCAGCTCTGATGCCTGAAGGaagttgttttgaagtgcttcTATCAGCTGAGATTTATCAAGCTGGAAGAGCACCGGAGATCCGACAATAGCCGAGAACTCTTCGCGCAAGTAGTGGCAAGCTTGGCGATAAACCCAGGCAGACCCGTGTGGTTGCCCACCCCATCGTAAAACCGTAGCTAGCGTATCCAAAGTTAGCCATTCAAGGATCAGATCTTCACAGCCTTGTGCCAGAATGTCCAGTTCGAGGAAGCGTCCGATTTGATACAGCTCCATGGCTTCTTCCAAAGGTGACGGCCTGGTTCTCCCTGTGTGGGTAAGAGCTTGCACCTCTCCGAGACTTCCTGCTCCGTTGCCGCATCCATTTCCGCGTAAGATCAACGATAGATCCACGGTGTCCAGGTAGATCGCGTGCAGTAGAACACGAGCGTAACGTTTCGGAATTACGGTTTCATCCAGCACGATGCGTGTCGGAACATGTAACGATCGGTCTGTGCCATGAAGTTGGTGTTCTTCGTTAATGTTACGGGTCCGTCGCTGGATCATATTCTTGAAGAATGGTGATCGTGCACTGAGGATCGCCTTATGGCAAGGTAGTTCTAGCTTCGGTCGAAAACCGTACTCCGAGCTGCCAGAATCGGGCCGATGGTAGTCGCCACCCTCGGAGGTGAACACTATGGCGGCATCTGCGTAGTCCCCGGTTTCGAGCAGGTAGCGCAGGTCATTTTCTAGCGGATTCGGTGTGCCGAAATCTTCTCCTAATCTACGTAGCAGACTTACATCTATGGTCGGATCGTGTGTACATAAATCTCCTGTATACAGATATCTTAGCAGCGACGAAAACATTGGAACGTCCACCGGCGAGGAGCGTAATTCCAAACAGATTCGGGCACCGTAGCCCGGGCAGCCGGCTAGCAGGTCCCGGAAGTACGGACAACGTGCGGATAGTAGTGCACGGTGAACCGGGAAGACGGTTCCCCGGAACACTAGATCACAGTCGGTGCAATGTTTGTAGTCGTACAAACTGGCGAGATCCTGTTTGAACGTGGTTGCCGGTGGCCGTGCCAGCTCAGCCTGAACCGAAAGGTCCTTCAGTGCTGCCAGCGATTCGTACTCTTCCAACAGTGCCGACAGTTCCATCGGACTCCAGCTGGACACGAATTCCCGCAGCACCCGGCCATGATCGCATGCTTTCGACGATCGTCTCCGTCGAATAAGTTTCTTCTTCAGTGTGGCAAACCCGGTGACCTTCTTCCGCCGCTCCCGTACGATAACGGGTGGTCCACCAACGGGTCCGTACGCTCCCAGCATCCCAGCACCTGAGCCACCAATGCCACCGGCTGTGAGAGGTGTCGTAGTCGTAGCACCAGCCGCAGTCGTGATAGCACCGGTCAGGCCCGGAATTCCGCCGGGACCTCCGGCACCGGGACAATCAGTTGATGCCGTCGCCCCCATCTCCGTAATGCATGTATCGCTTTTACTCTCGCACCAGTATTGCAGTCCACAGGGCACCAAGCATCCCCATAGACCGAGATTCATTTTCTAGCGGCAAATGCGGCTAGTAGCGGTTGATCTGCGGAAGAAACGGAAAAGGGAGCAGTATGtaagaaattatatgaaattttgTTGATACGATAATAAAATACGACTATGTTCAATATAGTTTTATTtgtcaagaaaaaatataaatttatagTTTCATTGCTTTCGCACGTTCTGTTCAGCAGGCTCACTGATTTTCCCTAAAGTGTATATCAAAGGATTGTCTATGAATTCGGTAGAGCAACGATATCTTCAATTCccaaagaaattcttctaaggttGTTGAACAACTAactcatctcacgatttcgaatcaaagaaaatccgttggttttgcactgacacaactgaaaaattatcagcatactttatgcatgttagcgcgtatagtgattctttttcaagtcaacataaactatcaagactgagttttatcactttggaaTGCAAGCGGAAAAGTCATCCttatgccaaaacgaatgacgggctacttagcttaAAAAGCCAATCCTTAAGGAGCATGTTCAATATGATTATCAATTTGAAAAGACGACATTTTTCTcagattcatgaagaaatccccaCTCATGGTCAATCTACTCTACACTAAGAAGAATAATCGTCATCAGTTTAGGGGGTGGCGCATTTCGCATaaggatgtttggcataatgagaataatatgccttctttacagtatgaaactgctttatgcgaaacatccatttccattattccaaacgtccttatgcgaaatgggcCTACCGTTCCTTGATGCTTGTTCAATACATATGTATGCTAcagcatatatattttttttatctatctCGCAGAGTTCATATGCCTTATGCGTGAAGATAGTTTATGTGCACACTCTTAGAAGTTCCATATAAAAATAGACAAATTTTCACCAATGATCAGATCACTTACGGATTATTTTAGGTTTAGAGGATAAAACCCTTTCTAAAATCAAGAGAGAAATtccttccagatattttttactTATTAACAGAAAGTCTTTTCTGAGATTTACATCAGTTACTATGTAAAACACCTATTCAGGTATGCTCGAATTCCATGGCAATTATTCCTCAATACAGGCATTGGTTTTTGGAAGATACGTTCTCAcgaattctggagaaatcatcCTTGGGGGGAAATGCTGATTTCAACAGAAGTGCTACTTATATTAAGATAAATAGATTCTCGAATATAACAATTAAAAACCTTCCtgattttcgaaagaattctGTCATGTAAGGATTAATAAACAAATGACtacttctgaaatttcttcggaaaggCTTTTTAATTTTAGCCAATATATTTTCATATCCTCGGTGGCGGCCTAGTAACGCTTGCCAAATACAGTACTTTCTTTCTTTGCACTAAAGCTGTAACCCACCTAGTGAAAGACCTCCACTAATCTAGCTAAGTTTTGAGAAgtcaaattcttcttctttctggcgttacgtcccctttgggacagagcctgcttctcagcttagtgttcttatgagcacttccacagttattcactgagagcttactatgccaatgaccatttttgcatgcacaCTTAAACAGACTCTCTgagttcggtgatttttttacaaatcaaatATTCGGTGATCTTATAAAATACAGATGTTTCGGTAAACAACAGCCTGTTTAGCGAAGGCTGTGAATAAAATTGCCGTCTGTCGGTGATTCTATTAAGATTTGACGAATACGGTAAAATTTTTCACAGACAAATCAGTAAATGAGTCAAAGAACGGAAGTCGGTGAAATATAAAGCTGACTTTTCGGTAAACAAAGCGCTGATTACCGAATTCGGTAACGTAGCAGCACGAACTGTCAAATCCGCCATAATCATTTTTTCAACTGACTGCAAATCCTGTAGTC is a genomic window containing:
- the LOC5568723 gene encoding BTB/POZ domain-containing protein 7 — translated: MNLGLWGCLVPCGLQYWCESKSDTCITEMGATASTDCPGAGGPGGIPGLTGAITTAAGATTTTPLTAGGIGGSGAGMLGAYGPVGGPPVIVRERRKKVTGFATLKKKLIRRRRSSKACDHGRVLREFVSSWSPMELSALLEEYESLAALKDLSVQAELARPPATTFKQDLASLYDYKHCTDCDLVFRGTVFPVHRALLSARCPYFRDLLAGCPGYGARICLELRSSPVDVPMFSSLLRYLYTGDLCTHDPTIDVSLLRRLGEDFGTPNPLENDLRYLLETGDYADAAIVFTSEGGDYHRPDSGSSEYGFRPKLELPCHKAILSARSPFFKNMIQRRTRNINEEHQLHGTDRSLHVPTRIVLDETVIPKRYARVLLHAIYLDTVDLSLILRGNGCGNGAGSLGEVQALTHTGRTRPSPLEEAMELYQIGRFLELDILAQGCEDLILEWLTLDTLATVLRWGGQPHGSAWVYRQACHYLREEFSAIVGSPVLFQLDKSQLIEALQNNFLQASELEVLQAVLKWGEQELIRRMEDREPNLLSHTAHSVTRKGIKKRDLSDVELREILSELLPHVRMDHVLPPSNEILNQAIRRGLVSTPPSHMIGDDRESLRINAWIRGGKNHGLFVRPRLFMPYYEEVKVLLEDHIASQQIEMLRMRRSRHMPDIPDTLYMVSRLNSNTSGNMGGGGTSGVDVVAAAAASIPAPDPSAMEAMQKREQKLRQAPSCQRALTLPLSSRNEINRQIRLRVVREFNFPDEVAELLENSNCYCLDADGSTPKAQGDDIHASNHSLDDDTTPPPSPALPSDIIPQNVACFGRNMTFPRQQPQPPPQVIAHGAGGGGGDMGGGVGGRLHHPSGGMLGPSSSIIGTHRRQELPSLIPGGDVVAYRLSAPAGDHSGEAGACSEGHLSDIMPDVAMATASMGQLQLGDMPESLHLDLGDGPSHMIGAAGSLGLHNLPHHRIATPSPSNFHHYMTRSHPPSGSLSSSGVGGGHGEGAAERGMMGGGRLPSSLGGSSQSGQPGVSAASAAAAGSSSSYSQRSNSPYTLHRASPGLPHSSYHTGPRL